Sequence from the Magallana gigas chromosome 4, xbMagGiga1.1, whole genome shotgun sequence genome:
TTCTGCTCAGTATTTTGTGGAAAATATTTGTTACATGTTATTCAAAAGTCATTTCTGAAGGAACAAAAGGAAAACTTCAAGTGAAACTTTCaagtaaaagatgaaaaatatgattttttaatgtacattttagTTCATCAATTGATGGTACATGAAGAACACTAAAAGTATTTTTGCGCCAAGACTGCTTAGTTTTAATATTCAAACTAAAACAATGCTGTTGGataaattatgtagaaaatacaTTCTTAACCAAAATAGTTCGACTCTCAAATCTCAAACCTCAAAAAGTGTACATAATTGCTATATATAACTCACTTTCTTGATGTCACGTAATTACATGACTTAAATTCAAATCTAATATGATACCTGACTGAACAACTTGTATACCTTATTGAACAAcccagcaagctattgaaaactctactgGTATTCTAGAATTTGCTGAAAAGCTGGGCGCTGATTGTAAACATCACTGTACATATCCGGCCGATGAGCCGTCAAGTGAACTTAAAGCAAACCAACGGAATGACTTGCAACATTGGCTAAAACTGAAAACTTTAGACATAACATTGTGTGATTGGAGAATCATCCGAACCACGAATTGAGGAAAGAAATGTGAGATGAGGGAGTGTGACAAAAGGAAGGTACTTTAAAGTACCTAACTACATCTAGACTTACACTTTTTAACACACTGCGTCTCAAGATgacgatttaaatgtttttgtaaagtCTTGGTATGATTCGATTTGGTAGTATATCGTTAAAGATCATTGGTTAAAGTATCGGGTTTGTGAAACGCAGaccatgagttcgaatccatcAGTTCGTCAGATGTACTACCACGTATGTACACTAGACAAAAGTGCTAAcgcattatttaaaataaaataatatttacatcctaaaatttttaaaagatgttttcaatgtttaaatagGTGACCTTAATTATaaataagacatttaaatgCACAAACGGATAAATGGATGCAATGTTAACCGTAGCGTAACTGTTCTTTAGAAATGCTCAAATCGTGCTCACACTTCTTTTGGATAGATaaatctttacttttttttgtgATCTTATAATTGATGCATGCATTACTAAAACCTCACAAAAACTTGACGGGTATGGCGGTATGGCGCGTTTGACCACAAAAGAGCGTGGCAGGGCAGAGTAGTTGGTATGGCTCTGCAAGATGCTCCTTTAGTGAGGTTAGAAAATATGTTAATAATATAACAATTACCGGTGATATTGGCTAAAACATGACGCAGCatacttatcaaataaaaacaatgtcgTTTTAGGTAGCGACAGTGTTTAAAAGGCACCACACGTCAATTGCATGGTTGTACCGGAAATTTGTACAAACCGGAAGTGTAAGGGACCGAGCAAGAATTCCGAAGTGCCGCGTAAATACTAGGCGACAAGACATACACATCGCATTTATCCGAGCAAATGGAGCCCACACCCGATATTGATATGTGAATCACATAATGGGGGTACCAATGTTTCATGAACAGTACTCAAAGCAACTGGTCAATAAGTTTGCAACAAATGatgtttcattttctgtatCATAATAAACTGTTAAGATAATATACTAATCAATCTTTGTTGCGTTCAGATCAAAAACAATCAAAGATATAGTAAGTTGTGCGTTAGCAATTTTGCCTAGTGTATGTATCACCATGTATTACCACGACAAATTCAAGCTTGTAAAcctattatctttaaatttagTTTCCACATTTTAATTCCCTGCAAATCAGTCATCTTTAAAGTGAAAAAATGGGACTGAAAAAAGGTAACTGAGCGGCTTACTGAACATTTCGCTTGAGGGATGATCAAAGTCATGAAAAAAGATTCAGCTacattttattgttcttttCGACTATCTGGGTGCACCTTTTTAAATCTGATAAATCACAGTAATAATAATGTTATCAtttaaacctaaaaaaaaaaagacaaacttAAGAAATCTTCTAATAACAAATTCCAAtatctatatttatatttttatgatatattttctgTCATTGGCGTGCTGCAAGTTTTTGAATAGTCTAAGAAAAATCAATTATTGACCTTGTGGTGCATTGTTCATGCATCCGCCTTGTTTGCCGAGTCATGTATTATGCTATGATAGTATAAGATGATTTTATATAGACAAACATGCACAAAGAATTCTGCTGAAGTATTATTTATTACGATTTAACGAGTAGAAAAAACAGATTGTTGAGATGGTTAATAGACTTTCTTCTTAAGGCCTGGGTAAACACTACCAGGGTAAACGCCACCTCCGACTGGGTAAACACCACCTCCTCCGACTGGGTAAACACCACCTCCTCCGACTGGGTAAACACCACCTCCGACTGGGTAAACACCACCTCCTCCGACTGGGTAAACACCACCTCCTCCGACTGGGTAAACACCACCTCCTCCGACTGGGTAAACACCCCCTCCGACTGGGTAAACACCACCTCCGACTGGGTAAACACCACCTCCGACTGGGTTAACGCCTCCTTGGTATCCGTACGTAGCTCTTCTGCATGTGTTTACGCCCCCATTAGCGCCACTGCAACATTTATATCCGTTTTGGCATTGCCAATCAGTGTTGCAATATCCAGTTCCAAATTGTTGTCCAAAGTAATGGTAAGGGCACTGGCCAGGTCTTTGAAGTTCCTGGGGAACTTGACATCTTCTTTGTGCAGAGTAATATACGTAACAACACTTTTGTTGGCCTGGACATTGATAATCATTGAAGCAATAGTTTCCAAGGGAGCCAGCTTCAGAGATGTAGGGACAGGTTCCTGGCTTTTGACCACCACCTACGATagaatattttatatgtagaaGACTTTTAATACtgtaaaaattaatcattacCATATTCACTTAGGGTAAAATGGCACATCAAATCCTGAATTAGTTTTCTTTGACCAAAACTTTGAAGACGACTTTATTTCACATAAATATACAGTAGATTATGATATTTCATTGACTTCCTCCGAGATTATACGTTGATGATATGCGATACCAGAAGATATAAATGCAACTTGATGATTACCTGGTAAAGGGTATGGGCCTGGGAATGGGCCTCCAACTTGTTTCTTGTCGTACCCAGCGTAGCAAGATGCCACCAACACGGATAAAATCACAAAGGCGTTCATAGTTgcttctaaaattaaaaatactgttttagaaatatttaaaaaaaaaaatgaaaaggaagGAACACGTTTAACTTCTTGCGATGtacttcattttaattttaaaaaacccaaatttcTCTTAGAATTTTTTCCACACGGACTTTCAATACAAGAGAACAATCAtgtgtataatatttaaaactaaaGTACTGTGTACatggatatatttttaaaaattgttatacaaatacaaatcgttagcaataaaaaattacattagaTATAAAACATTAGAGTATTTTTGACTTGTTGTTTTACGTGTAAGATATTATCAATCTAGTTAAAATCGAAActtaaaaactgcaatttacttttttgggagttgattttaatcaactctcctatgcagtcactctggcaaaccgaaagtgaaacagtatttggacctaagcacaaatcatcaacGCTGACACtacttagttcttgaatatgatagaaaaattcgatgtaatgtatgctgaagcattgtttttcaaggaaacttatctataaacactttgaaaatagtaaaattttatataatacgaacaatttagatatttatgtagCCTCATGTATTtatacgccagagtttaatatagtctcgttcaaccaaaagctcggctgtctccgtaaatctccgacaaacagagacgctctcttgcttgtcggagattaacagAGAGAGCTGAGAGTCTGCATGGTTGAACGAAactggagttcaatatcaatagtgcttttagaattgtttcgattacttatacatagtttgaaatctatctttaaatattacacaacatgattcatatggggtttttctaaattcttgtctgaaaagtcgtatgaaaattcatattaaaaaaaaagtacgtaatttaaatacagactagaaactaattgccacgcaagataagttgattttaaaaattgatatcgataaaatcaactcccgtcagtactttgattttttacttGTAATTTGATCAGTGTTAAGGCCATTTTAAACAGATCGAGAATCTGCAATAGTTAAGATTATCGGTAAAAATCACTTACTGAAAATAACCATGTAAATATCATTGCAAATCTTACCTTTTGATTCCGAAAGGAAAAACTGGAATACTGAAACAAGAAATGATCGCCTCTTTTATACTCTTCATCTTATTAATTATCTCTTGAACTTTGACTTTTAGGTGACTTGTGATAAAAACCCCTATGCGATGagaatttgtaatttgtttcaaGGTAATATTGTTTAAAGGAGTCTTAATACTTTTGGATGGATTATTTATGTTTAGGTTGCTTTGAAATTTATAACCGCAATTAAGGAATATTATGTGACATTACTGAATTATTCATAATGCCTTGCAGTTtctatat
This genomic interval carries:
- the LOC105321667 gene encoding uncharacterized protein: MNAFVILSVLVASCYAGYDKKQVGGPFPGPYPLPGGGQKPGTCPYISEAGSLGNYCFNDYQCPGQQKCCYVYYSAQRRCQVPQELQRPGQCPYHYFGQQFGTGYCNTDWQCQNGYKCCSGANGGVNTCRRATYGYQGGVNPVGGGVYPVGGGVYPVGGGVYPVGGGGVYPVGGGGVYPVGGGGVYPVGGGVYPVGGGGVYPVGGGGVYPVGGGVYPGSVYPGLKKKVY